The proteins below come from a single Streptomyces sp. MRC013 genomic window:
- the rph gene encoding ribonuclease PH produces MTRIDGRTPEQLRPVTIQRGWSKHAEGSVLISCGDTRVFCTASVTEGVPRWRKGSGEGWVTAEYSMLPRSTNTRGDRESVRGRIGGRTHEISRLIGRSLRAVIDYKALGENTVVLDCDVLQADGGTRTTAVTGAYVALADAVAWAQRQKLVKAGRKPLTGTVAAVSVGIVDGTPLLDLCYEEDVRAETDMNVVCTGDGRFVEVQGTAEAEPFDRKELNALLDLATGGCADLAALQREALETTL; encoded by the coding sequence ATGACCCGTATCGACGGCCGCACGCCCGAACAGCTCCGCCCGGTCACCATCCAACGCGGCTGGAGCAAGCACGCCGAGGGCTCCGTCCTCATCTCCTGCGGCGACACCAGAGTCTTCTGCACCGCCTCCGTCACCGAGGGCGTCCCCCGCTGGCGCAAGGGCAGCGGCGAGGGCTGGGTCACCGCCGAGTACTCGATGCTCCCCCGCTCCACCAACACCCGCGGCGACCGCGAATCCGTCCGCGGCAGGATCGGCGGCCGCACCCACGAGATCTCCCGCCTCATCGGCCGCTCCCTGCGCGCCGTCATCGACTACAAAGCGCTCGGCGAGAACACCGTCGTCCTCGACTGCGACGTCCTCCAGGCCGACGGCGGCACCCGCACCACCGCCGTCACCGGCGCGTACGTCGCCCTCGCCGACGCCGTCGCCTGGGCCCAGCGGCAGAAACTCGTCAAGGCCGGACGCAAACCGCTCACCGGCACCGTCGCCGCCGTCTCCGTCGGCATCGTCGACGGCACCCCCCTCCTCGACCTCTGCTACGAGGAGGACGTGCGCGCCGAAACCGACATGAACGTCGTCTGCACCGGCGACGGCCGCTTCGTCGAGGTCCAGGGCACCGCCGAGGCCGAACCCTTCGACCGCAAAGAACTCAACGCGCTCCTCGACCTCGCCACCGGCGGCTGCGCCGACCTCGCCGCACTCCAGCGCGAAGCCCTCGAAACGACCCTCTGA